The Dreissena polymorpha isolate Duluth1 chromosome 10, UMN_Dpol_1.0, whole genome shotgun sequence genome includes a region encoding these proteins:
- the LOC127847674 gene encoding uncharacterized protein LOC127847674 isoform X1, giving the protein MALFSQSTVGKGSDSFTDFCCSPCLEHKIDQWAEFYCDNCLKFYCAKCINLHGQLFGKHVTYGRGDTSKWPVSKEVEDFIQKCDLHEDKRLEMFCNDHSQLCCTNCAFLNHRQCAKVVLISESVKGPLPDLQQLSRKIQTVLVELKKLQNYWDTNMQSLQVTYNKQLHEIGQTRQKINTILDEIEKTTLKELEDKMTSLKASVNTNVDNCSKLQNELTRLRDTIHDIVDKGKAELSFIASKKCLQKINQSETYLIENLVQVESSLTFQVDSDFQQQLSKLPGLGKIVVCTQNVPLPGAPDKKVLTVQGKSKYNVKIPSDAEKRFDIIAICVLLNDQILVADHNNKRVKLLDHQYQVVGHCDLNACPMDMCPITPSEVAVSVDDETTHEVQFVSINDGRLVKGRKLQFIHPCFGIANNQQDLYITSGTALNKYSMTGDLLNKLYEDTSGGCTVSMCAVSPSGDKIFVTNFAHGKVITLARDGTVICTFTDPDLVWPRGIHVTAQGQVLVCGGRSGNILQLDGEGKKKLATLATRSDGLYYPLSVCYNRSSSSIIVGQADRADILVFKVK; this is encoded by the exons ATGGCATTGTTTTCTCAGTCAACTGTGGGTAAAGGCTCTGATTCATTTACAGACTTTTGTTGTTCACCGTGTCTAGAGCACAAAATTGACCAGTGGGCCGAGTTTTACTGCGATAACTGTCTAAAATTTTATTGTGCAAAATGTATTAACTTGCATGGTCAGTTGTTTGGAAAACATGTGACATATGGAAGGGGAGACACAAGTAAATGGCCAGTGTCCAAGGAAGTGGAGGATTTCATTCAGAAATGTGACCTTCATGAAGACAAACGGCTAGAAATGTTTTGtaatgaccacagtcagctgtgctgcactaATTGTGCTTTCCTCAATCACAG ACAATGTGCTAAAGTAGTGCTGATATCTGAGTCAGTCAAAGGACCTTTGCCAGACTTGCAGCAACTATCAAGAAAGATTCAAACTGTTCTTGTAGAACTGAAGAAACTTCAGAATTATTGGGACACCAATATGCAGTCTTTGCAGGTTacatacaacaaacaattacatgaaatagGTCAAACACgccagaaaataaatacaattttagacGAGATTGAGAAGACAACATTGAAAGAGCTAGAAGATAAGATGACGAGTCTGAAAGCTTCGGTCAACACTAATGTGGACAATTGCAGCAAGCTTCAAAATGAACTGACACGACTCAGAGACACAATTCATGACATTGTTGATAAGGGTAAAGCAGAACTCTCGTTTATTGCAAGTAAGaaatgtcttcaaaaaattaatcagTCTGAAACATATCTGATAGAGAACTTAGTTCAGGTAGAAAGTTCACTGACATTCCAGGTTGACAGTGATTTTCAACAGCAATTGTCTAAATTGCCAGGTCTGGGGAAGATTGTTGTGTGTACTCAGAATGTGCCTCTGCCTGGTGCCCCAGACAAGAAGGTATTGACTGTGCAAGGAAAGTCAAAGTATAATGTGAAAATACCAAGTGATGCAGAGAAGAGATTTGATATAATAGCCATCTGTGTTCTCTTAAATGATCAAATCCTTGTTGCAGATCATAATAATAAAAGAGTTAAGCTTCTAGATCATCAATACCAGGTGGTGGGACATTGTGATTTAAATGCTTGTCCAATGGACATGTGTCCTATCACACCAAGTGAAGTAGCTGTTTCTGTGGACGACGAGACGACACATGAGGTTCAGTTTGTCTCGATTAATGATGGGCGGCTGGTTAAGGGCAGGAAGCTACAATTTATACATCCATGTTTTGGTATTGCTAATAATCAGCAAGACTTGTATATCACTTCTGGTACTGCACTTAACAAGTATTCAATGACTGGAGACCTGCTGAATAAGCTGTATGAGGACACATCAGGCGGTTGCACAG TAAGTATGTGTGCAGTGAGTCCATCAGGTGACAAGATATTTGTCACAAACTTTGCACACGGAAAGGTCATCACCCTGGCCAGAGATGGTACAGTCATCTGCACCTTCACAGACCCAGACTTAGTATGGCCGCGTGGTATACATGTTACCGCTCAGggacaggtgctggtctgtggaggtAGATCAGGCAATATCCTACAGCTGGATGGTGAAGGCAAGAAGAAGCTGGCAACTCTTGCTACCAGGAGTGATGGACTGTATTACCCACTGTCTGTCTGCTACAATAGGAGctcatcatccatcattgtgggtcAAGCAGATCGTGCGGACATCCTTGTCTTTaaagtaaaatag